Proteins co-encoded in one Flavivirga eckloniae genomic window:
- a CDS encoding GNAT family N-acetyltransferase: MKIDVLKQTDLNSNLENQVAELFKQLSQNKEQIKLNDLLVNDNQITMVYCEENEKIIGMASMCNYRVISGKKGWIEDVVVDSSARGKGIGRKLMEKLLEVAKQKKLTEVLLFTEDHRVSAINLYNNLGFKQKESKIYSIKKTL, from the coding sequence ATGAAAATAGACGTTTTAAAGCAAACCGATTTAAACTCAAACCTAGAAAATCAAGTTGCCGAGTTATTCAAACAATTAAGTCAAAACAAAGAGCAAATTAAACTCAATGACCTTCTTGTAAACGACAACCAAATCACCATGGTATATTGCGAAGAGAATGAAAAAATAATCGGTATGGCATCTATGTGTAATTATCGGGTTATTTCCGGTAAAAAAGGTTGGATAGAGGATGTCGTAGTAGACTCCAGTGCGAGAGGAAAAGGCATTGGACGAAAACTAATGGAGAAGTTACTGGAAGTAGCAAAACAAAAGAAGTTAACAGAAGTATTACTATTTACAGAAGATCACAGGGTATCTGCCATAAACCTATATAATAACCTTGGGTTTAAACAAAAAGAGAGCAAAATATACAGCATTAAAAAAACGCTGTAA
- a CDS encoding phytoene desaturase family protein, with the protein MSKKNYELFSTNIDFSIYDHIVIGSGIGGLTAATWLARAGKKVAVLERHYVPGGFTHSFKRKQGFQWDVGVHYVGNLDKKESLLGMFNYITDGKLKWEFMGAIYDVVYVGDKKYEFRAGKENFRKQLIKYFPEEEQTINNYISLIEKANKRGKIFFFEKVFEPWLSKSLGWLIRKYYAKYSQKTTLDVLSELTDNKLLIAVLCGQCGNYGLSPKYSSFAVHAMVISHFMEGGYYPVGGADQISHKIIDVLNKLGSKVFINADVQEIITEKNKVTGIKVDNTVINCTSVISNVGVSNTFNHLLSEKAKQHCKFNIKAVKPATGHMCLYVGLNKSSADLNLPKHNVWYYAHENTDELIEKATLSETPNNFAYITFPSAKDPEWNLKNDQKSTIQAMSVGHYNWFAEYENQPWMKRELAYKKLKADFETTMLNRLYHLFPQLKGHVIETEVSTPLSTKHFSNYKHGEIYGLEHTPERFKLPFLRPKTKIKGLKLAGQDVTLVGVSGAMLSGILCATAILKLRSSRLFMDIKNFQDS; encoded by the coding sequence ATGTCTAAAAAAAATTATGAACTATTTTCTACAAATATTGATTTTTCCATTTACGATCATATTGTTATAGGTTCTGGTATTGGTGGCTTAACTGCTGCTACTTGGTTGGCTAGAGCTGGTAAGAAAGTTGCTGTATTGGAGCGACACTATGTTCCAGGAGGTTTTACTCATAGTTTTAAAAGAAAACAAGGGTTTCAATGGGATGTTGGTGTTCATTATGTTGGTAATTTGGATAAAAAAGAATCGCTTCTTGGGATGTTCAATTATATTACTGATGGTAAACTCAAATGGGAGTTTATGGGAGCCATATATGACGTGGTTTATGTTGGTGATAAAAAATACGAATTTAGAGCAGGTAAAGAAAACTTCAGAAAACAACTCATTAAATATTTCCCAGAAGAAGAACAAACTATTAACAACTATATATCTCTCATTGAAAAAGCAAATAAACGAGGTAAAATTTTCTTTTTTGAAAAAGTGTTTGAGCCCTGGTTAAGTAAATCTTTAGGATGGTTAATTAGAAAATACTACGCAAAGTATTCCCAAAAAACGACTTTGGATGTATTAAGTGAGCTAACAGACAACAAATTATTAATCGCCGTACTCTGTGGGCAATGCGGTAACTATGGTCTTTCACCTAAATATAGCAGTTTTGCAGTGCACGCTATGGTTATTTCTCATTTTATGGAAGGTGGGTATTATCCGGTAGGTGGTGCAGACCAAATTAGCCATAAAATCATAGATGTTTTAAATAAACTCGGCAGCAAGGTTTTTATTAATGCCGATGTACAAGAAATTATAACAGAGAAGAACAAAGTAACTGGAATAAAAGTTGATAATACGGTTATAAATTGCACTAGCGTTATTAGCAATGTGGGGGTAAGCAATACATTCAATCATTTACTTTCTGAAAAGGCTAAACAACATTGTAAGTTTAACATAAAAGCTGTAAAACCTGCAACTGGACATATGTGTTTATATGTTGGATTAAATAAATCTAGTGCAGATTTAAATTTACCTAAGCATAATGTTTGGTATTATGCACATGAAAATACGGATGAATTAATTGAAAAAGCGACACTTTCTGAAACTCCAAATAATTTCGCATACATTACATTTCCTTCCGCAAAAGATCCTGAATGGAATCTTAAAAATGATCAAAAATCAACCATTCAAGCTATGTCGGTAGGTCATTATAATTGGTTTGCTGAATATGAAAACCAGCCTTGGATGAAACGAGAATTGGCTTATAAAAAATTAAAAGCTGATTTTGAAACCACCATGCTTAATAGACTTTATCATTTATTTCCGCAACTTAAAGGACATGTTATAGAAACCGAAGTTTCCACACCGCTTTCTACAAAGCATTTTTCAAACTATAAACATGGTGAAATATATGGCTTAGAGCATACCCCTGAAAGGTTTAAACTCCCTTTTTTAAGACCGAAAACAAAAATAAAAGGGTTGAAATTGGCCGGACAAGATGTTACTCTGGTTGGTGTTTCCGGAGCCATGCTTTCAGGAATATTATGTGCAACAGCCATATTAAAACTGAGATCTAGTCGCTTGTTTATGGATATCAAGAACTTTCAGGATTCTTAA
- a CDS encoding phenylacetate--CoA ligase family protein produces the protein MIPKIEKASTEEIKSFQEEKLKLLLNYLNKHSAFYKRMFNEHDININNINTLEDLTTIPTTSKDDLQQYNDDFICVPRKEIIDYVTTSGTLGEPVTFALTDNDLKRLAYNEAISFACAGVSEDDTIQLMTTIDRRFMAGLAYFLGARELGAGIIRVGNGIPELQWDSILKFKPTYIIVVPSFLLKLIEYAQQNNIDVNASGIKGAICIGESLRNEDFSLNLLAIKIKNTWDIELYSTYASTEMNTAFTECEQQQGGHHHPELIIIEILNDEDKPVQEGETGELTITSLGVEAMPLLRFKTGDVVRAHTDACLCGRNTVRLSPVLGRKKQMIKYKGTTLYPPAMHNVLNHFNNINSYVIEIYQNDIGTDEILLKISTSQPTDTLLQEIKDHFRAKLRVLPKIEFHDKSVIQKLQFPKLSRKPMMVIDKRK, from the coding sequence ATGATTCCTAAGATAGAAAAAGCCTCTACTGAAGAAATAAAAAGCTTTCAAGAAGAAAAATTAAAACTTCTTTTAAACTACCTAAATAAACACTCTGCTTTTTACAAACGCATGTTTAATGAGCACGATATTAATATTAATAATATCAATACGCTTGAAGATTTAACGACCATACCAACAACTTCAAAGGACGATTTACAGCAGTACAATGATGATTTTATTTGTGTCCCTAGAAAAGAAATTATTGACTATGTTACTACTTCTGGAACATTAGGAGAACCTGTAACATTTGCTTTAACCGATAACGATTTAAAACGTTTAGCCTATAACGAAGCCATTTCTTTTGCTTGCGCAGGGGTAAGTGAAGATGATACTATTCAGCTCATGACTACTATAGATAGAAGGTTCATGGCTGGATTAGCATACTTTTTGGGAGCACGAGAGCTTGGAGCAGGTATTATTCGTGTTGGTAATGGGATTCCGGAATTACAATGGGATTCTATATTAAAATTCAAACCTACTTATATTATTGTTGTTCCTTCATTTCTATTAAAACTCATTGAATATGCGCAACAAAATAATATAGATGTTAATGCTTCGGGAATAAAAGGCGCTATTTGTATAGGTGAATCTTTAAGAAATGAAGATTTCTCATTAAACTTACTAGCCATAAAAATTAAAAACACCTGGGATATTGAACTATATTCAACATACGCTTCCACAGAAATGAATACCGCATTTACAGAATGCGAACAACAACAAGGCGGCCATCATCATCCAGAACTAATCATCATAGAAATATTAAATGATGAGGACAAACCTGTACAAGAAGGCGAAACTGGAGAATTAACCATTACGTCTTTAGGTGTAGAAGCCATGCCTTTATTACGATTTAAAACAGGAGATGTAGTAAGAGCTCATACAGATGCATGTTTGTGCGGTAGAAATACCGTTAGACTAAGTCCGGTTCTCGGAAGGAAGAAACAAATGATTAAGTATAAAGGGACGACTTTGTACCCTCCGGCAATGCATAATGTGTTGAATCATTTCAATAATATAAACTCTTATGTTATTGAAATTTATCAAAACGACATAGGAACCGATGAAATCCTTTTAAAAATCTCAACATCTCAGCCAACAGATACCTTATTGCAAGAAATTAAAGATCATTTTAGAGCCAAATTAAGAGTGCTCCCAAAAATAGAATTTCATGATAAAAGTGTGATTCAGAAACTTCAATTTCCAAAATTGAGTAGAAAGCCCATGATGGTTATTGATAAAAGAAAATAG
- a CDS encoding C45 family autoproteolytic acyltransferase/hydolase yields the protein MKIVKWFCFFALLFLVLSCGTSKSLNDVPDVSKYNSSIPERVKVSDSTYVLNNNFLSKNKQGLWELYLEGNPYERGLITGSLTQELFNYQEQVFLSKVNDFVPSKTKQTLLRKFLAWFNRKMYLHIPEEYKTEIYGLSKYASPNYDHIANSYLRVLYLHGAHDIGHALQDLALVGCSSFAAWGEKTDDGSLIIGRNFDFYAGDDFAKEKIIAFVNPTEGHKFMSVTWGGMIGVVSGMNEHGLTVTINAGKSKIPLIAKTPISILNREILQYASTIDEAIAIAKKRQVFVSESILIGSAKDKKAITIEVSPENFGVYEVSNSNQLICSNHFQSDAYADDKKNLKHKAESHSQYRYQRMEELLNQQPKITPQIAVDILRNKEGLQNKSIGYGNEKALNQLLAHHGIVFKPEQRLVWVSSSPYQLGEFVAYNLDDVFSNPTKKGLSNTQLTIEKDPFQFTEAYQNYEYYRKLSTQIQSSIKNDKYVDPSIISEIQTTNPEYWEGYYLVGKYYYKKGYFTAALHAFEIAKTKEITTVPDQKEIDLYITKLKRKLDL from the coding sequence ATGAAAATAGTAAAGTGGTTTTGCTTTTTTGCGCTTCTATTTTTAGTATTGTCATGTGGTACTTCAAAATCCCTTAACGATGTTCCAGATGTTAGTAAATACAATTCATCTATCCCTGAAAGGGTTAAGGTTTCAGACTCCACCTATGTTTTAAACAATAATTTTCTTTCCAAGAACAAACAAGGCTTATGGGAACTTTATCTGGAAGGCAATCCATACGAAAGAGGTTTAATTACAGGAAGCTTAACACAAGAGTTATTTAATTACCAGGAACAGGTGTTCTTATCTAAAGTTAATGATTTTGTGCCTTCAAAAACAAAACAAACCTTATTACGCAAGTTTTTAGCTTGGTTTAATAGAAAAATGTATCTACATATTCCCGAAGAGTATAAAACCGAAATATATGGCCTTTCTAAATACGCTTCGCCAAATTATGATCACATAGCCAATTCTTATTTAAGGGTTCTTTACTTGCATGGTGCTCATGATATTGGACATGCGTTACAAGATCTCGCTTTAGTTGGTTGCTCATCATTTGCTGCCTGGGGAGAAAAGACAGACGACGGAAGCCTAATAATAGGTAGGAATTTTGACTTCTATGCCGGAGATGATTTTGCAAAAGAAAAGATAATTGCATTTGTAAATCCAACGGAAGGACACAAATTTATGTCTGTGACTTGGGGAGGTATGATTGGAGTTGTTTCCGGAATGAATGAACACGGCCTTACCGTAACCATCAACGCTGGAAAGTCTAAAATTCCTCTAATCGCTAAAACACCAATTTCTATTTTAAACAGAGAGATTCTTCAATATGCCTCGACTATTGATGAAGCCATTGCCATTGCTAAAAAACGTCAGGTTTTTGTATCCGAATCTATATTAATTGGCAGTGCTAAAGATAAAAAAGCAATCACAATAGAGGTTTCGCCTGAGAATTTTGGAGTGTATGAGGTCTCTAATTCTAATCAATTAATCTGCTCTAATCATTTTCAAAGTGATGCTTATGCAGACGATAAAAAAAACTTAAAACATAAAGCAGAAAGTCATTCACAGTATCGTTACCAACGCATGGAAGAGCTTTTAAATCAGCAACCAAAAATAACACCACAAATTGCTGTAGATATATTACGAAACAAAGAAGGACTTCAAAACAAAAGTATTGGTTATGGTAACGAAAAAGCACTTAATCAGTTATTAGCACATCATGGTATTGTGTTTAAACCAGAACAACGTCTAGTTTGGGTATCATCGAGCCCATATCAACTAGGTGAATTTGTTGCTTACAATCTAGATGATGTTTTTAGCAACCCCACAAAAAAGGGGCTTTCTAATACTCAATTAACAATCGAAAAAGATCCTTTTCAGTTTACTGAAGCCTATCAAAATTATGAGTATTACAGAAAACTAAGCACTCAAATTCAATCCTCAATAAAAAATGATAAATATGTTGATCCATCAATTATTTCAGAAATACAAACAACAAACCCTGAGTACTGGGAAGGCTATTATTTAGTAGGGAAATATTATTATAAAAAAGGATATTTTACCGCAGCATTGCATGCTTTCGAAATAGCAAAAACCAAAGAAATAACAACAGTACCAGATCAAAAGGAAATTGATTTGTATATTACAAAACTTAAAAGGAAATTGGATCTATGA
- a CDS encoding phytoene desaturase family protein has translation MKTHYDIVIVGSGLGGLASAIILAKEGYSVCVLEKNNQYGGNLQTFVRNKTIFDTGVHYIGGLDKGQNLYQYFKYIDIIDDLSLKKLDENGFDIVTFDNDPVEYRHAQGYEKFIKVLVEQFPEEESAIVAYCDKLKETCDSFPLYNMKRGKPYYDNTAIFQLQAKGFINSLTDNKKLQAVLAGTNFLYAGDGERTPFYVHALTINSYIESAYRCINGGSQITKALIKTLKQHGGETYKHHDVIKFGFDDGKITSAICSNGKEIKGDLFISNIEPKLTLKLVGEDKFRKSYTNRVDKIESTIAAFSLYIVLKPNSFKYENKNFYHFKNPDNVWDVHKYTPESWPEGYMMSMSIKKNMDEYGDNITVMTYMHYDELKPWADTFNTVAHKNERGQTYEQFKEEKAEKLIKELELKFPNIRNCIQEVYTSTPLSYRDYIGSNRGSMYGYVKDINKPMQSFLSPRTKIKNLMFTGQSLNMHGILGVTISAVTTCSEILGKDYLLDKILKANNEQEVS, from the coding sequence ATGAAAACACACTATGATATTGTAATAGTTGGAAGTGGATTAGGAGGCTTGGCTTCTGCAATCATCCTAGCAAAAGAAGGTTATAGTGTATGTGTACTTGAAAAAAACAACCAATATGGTGGTAATTTGCAAACTTTTGTGAGAAACAAAACCATATTTGATACTGGAGTACATTATATTGGTGGACTTGACAAAGGCCAAAATCTGTATCAATACTTTAAATATATTGATATTATTGATGATTTGTCTCTTAAAAAACTAGACGAAAATGGGTTTGATATTGTTACTTTCGATAATGACCCCGTTGAATACAGGCACGCACAAGGTTACGAAAAATTCATTAAAGTTTTAGTAGAACAATTTCCTGAAGAAGAATCTGCTATAGTAGCTTACTGTGACAAGCTTAAGGAAACCTGTGATAGTTTTCCCTTGTATAACATGAAACGAGGCAAACCTTACTACGATAATACAGCTATTTTTCAACTTCAGGCAAAAGGGTTTATCAATTCACTCACTGATAATAAAAAATTGCAAGCAGTACTTGCCGGAACAAACTTTTTATATGCTGGTGATGGTGAGCGTACACCATTTTATGTTCATGCTTTAACAATAAATTCATACATAGAAAGTGCCTATAGATGCATTAATGGAGGTAGCCAAATAACCAAGGCATTAATTAAAACGTTAAAACAGCACGGCGGGGAAACTTATAAGCATCATGATGTTATTAAATTTGGTTTTGATGATGGTAAAATCACTTCGGCCATTTGCTCGAACGGAAAAGAAATAAAAGGCGATTTATTTATCTCTAATATTGAACCTAAACTTACTTTAAAACTCGTTGGTGAAGATAAATTTAGAAAATCCTATACCAATAGAGTTGATAAAATTGAAAGTACCATTGCTGCATTTAGTTTATACATCGTTTTAAAGCCAAATTCGTTTAAATACGAAAATAAAAACTTCTACCATTTTAAAAATCCCGATAATGTTTGGGATGTTCACAAATACACTCCAGAAAGTTGGCCAGAAGGCTACATGATGTCCATGTCAATTAAGAAAAATATGGACGAGTATGGAGATAATATAACTGTGATGACCTATATGCATTATGATGAGCTTAAACCTTGGGCAGATACATTTAATACTGTTGCCCATAAGAATGAAAGAGGTCAAACCTATGAACAGTTTAAAGAAGAAAAAGCCGAAAAATTGATAAAAGAATTAGAGCTTAAATTTCCTAATATTAGAAATTGTATTCAAGAGGTCTACACATCTACCCCACTGTCTTATAGAGATTATATAGGTAGTAATAGAGGTTCTATGTATGGTTATGTTAAAGATATTAATAAGCCCATGCAATCTTTTTTATCACCAAGAACTAAAATTAAAAACTTAATGTTTACGGGACAAAGTCTAAATATGCATGGTATTTTAGGCGTTACAATAAGTGCAGTTACTACGTGCTCCGAAATTTTAGGTAAAGACTATTTATTAGATAAAATATTAAAAGCCAATAACGAACAGGAAGTAAGTTAA
- a CDS encoding 1-acyl-sn-glycerol-3-phosphate acyltransferase, with amino-acid sequence MDSVFYNIYKKIAAKKLLGFGALLLIFLSLLFVASKIEFEEDITKLIPSNDKTSEAQKVLKTVNFADKIIVNITKEPNGSVDDMTQYATQLIDSINRTSSEYVKQIQGKIEDKDIFESFDFIYENLPLFLDESDYKTIENKIQEDSIVAVTNSNYKTLLSPSGFIAKEIILKDPLRLAPIALKELQQLTFGDDFTFHSGFLISKDKNHVLLFITPTFGSSETAENAKFAENLYKINHQLNNTFKNKAQSEYFGGVLIAVANAKQIKQDIQFTVGIAMSILLIILIVFYKKISIPVILFVPTLFGGLLAVALLYLIRVKISAISLGIGSVLLGVTLDYSLHILTHIRSNNNIKALYKEITKPLLMSSLTTALAFLCLLFLNSQALQDLGIFAAISVIGASVFALLFIPLTYKDSVKKVKKNTLIDSLAGFRFHKKKGLIITLLVAFIVSFFTYNRVTFNKDLTKLNYVPQHLKEAQMRLDALTNVASKSVYLAAYGNSEKEALEVNDNIYKKLQALKAEKQIIDFSSIGTLIHSEKKQKQRIAKWNTFWNDETITSTKNNLIESGNKLGFKPTTFHSFYELLNTTFKPLQTEDYKVLKTISTEDYITSKDNFVTITSLVKVKEENAQELIDIFKNNSQTLVIDRRQMNETFLGNLKNDFNNLVLYSLAVVLLLLLLFYRSLSLTLVTSIPIALTWLLTIGVMGLFHIEFNIFNIIISTFIFGLGIDYSIFITNGLLHEYKTGEKAFKTHKTSIILSVITTILGVGVLIFAKHPALYSISLVSIIGILSAIVISFTIQPSLFKLFIGSKTKRPISLRLLIHSILSFGYFGLGGIFISLFSATLLKIIPVSKKVKMKWFHKAVSKFMKSVLYTNPFLKKNVINLSNETFEKPAIIIANHTSFLDILAIGMLHPKMIFLVNDWVYNSPVFGKAVRTAGFYPVSSGIEKGVSHLEEKVKQGYSLMAFPEGTRASTNKMKRFHKGAFYLAEQLHLDIIPVLIHGNSEVNPKGSFLIRNGSLTLKILERIPIENKSYGETYKQRTKSISADFKQQFNDLRLEIEHDAYFHDIVLDDYRYKGDALYKTVKKDLETYKEVYSTILNTIDKKDTIIHLSQDYGQLDFLLSLNAVDRKIFSYIEDATVNMILQNSFITNKHNRISFENTIDEALEHHANVLILNMKDISPEQINSILNNPINLLVLLKESRNLYSETINDLGFKSYYENENLIIFKR; translated from the coding sequence ATGGATAGCGTTTTTTACAACATATATAAAAAAATTGCTGCTAAAAAGCTTTTAGGTTTTGGCGCTTTGCTCCTAATATTTTTATCGTTGTTATTTGTAGCGTCTAAAATTGAATTTGAAGAAGATATCACTAAACTCATTCCATCAAACGATAAAACTTCAGAAGCACAAAAAGTTTTAAAAACCGTAAACTTTGCCGATAAAATTATTGTAAATATCACAAAGGAACCTAACGGTTCTGTTGATGACATGACGCAATATGCGACGCAATTAATAGACAGTATAAATAGAACGTCCAGCGAATATGTTAAACAAATTCAGGGTAAAATTGAAGACAAAGATATTTTTGAAAGCTTTGATTTTATTTACGAAAACCTACCTCTTTTTTTAGATGAAAGTGACTATAAAACCATTGAAAACAAAATTCAAGAAGACAGCATAGTTGCCGTAACAAATAGCAATTATAAGACCTTATTGTCTCCTTCCGGGTTTATTGCCAAAGAGATTATATTAAAAGACCCTTTAAGGTTGGCGCCTATTGCCTTAAAAGAACTACAACAACTTACTTTTGGTGATGATTTTACTTTTCATAGCGGCTTTTTAATTAGTAAAGACAAAAATCATGTCTTGCTATTTATAACACCAACGTTTGGCTCTAGTGAAACCGCCGAAAATGCAAAATTTGCTGAAAATTTATATAAAATAAACCATCAACTTAATAATACATTTAAAAATAAAGCACAAAGTGAATATTTTGGAGGCGTACTAATCGCTGTTGCAAATGCCAAGCAAATTAAACAGGATATTCAATTTACAGTTGGTATTGCCATGAGCATCTTGCTCATCATTCTCATTGTTTTTTATAAAAAGATAAGCATTCCTGTCATCTTATTTGTCCCAACACTATTCGGAGGCTTATTGGCAGTTGCTTTGCTTTATCTGATTCGCGTGAAAATTTCAGCAATCTCTCTAGGTATAGGCTCTGTTTTATTAGGTGTAACTTTAGATTATTCGCTTCATATATTAACGCACATACGAAGTAATAACAATATAAAAGCCCTATACAAAGAAATTACAAAACCATTATTAATGAGCAGTTTAACTACTGCTCTGGCCTTTTTGTGTTTGCTGTTTCTAAACTCGCAAGCTTTACAGGATTTGGGTATTTTTGCTGCAATAAGTGTTATAGGTGCTTCTGTTTTTGCCTTGCTTTTTATTCCGCTAACCTATAAAGACTCTGTAAAAAAGGTTAAAAAAAACACACTTATAGACAGCCTTGCTGGTTTTCGTTTTCATAAAAAAAAGGGACTTATTATAACGCTCTTGGTCGCATTTATTGTTAGTTTTTTCACTTATAATAGAGTTACTTTCAACAAGGATTTAACAAAGCTTAACTACGTACCACAACATCTTAAAGAAGCTCAAATGCGTTTGGATGCACTAACTAATGTAGCATCAAAATCTGTGTATTTAGCAGCTTATGGCAATTCTGAAAAAGAAGCACTGGAAGTAAATGATAACATTTATAAAAAACTACAAGCGCTTAAAGCAGAAAAACAAATTATAGATTTCAGTTCTATTGGAACTTTAATTCATTCAGAAAAAAAACAAAAGCAACGTATTGCAAAATGGAATACATTTTGGAATGATGAAACCATTACAAGCACTAAAAACAACCTTATTGAAAGTGGTAACAAACTTGGCTTCAAACCCACTACATTTCATTCATTCTACGAGCTTTTAAACACCACTTTTAAACCTTTACAAACGGAAGATTATAAGGTTTTAAAAACTATTTCAACCGAAGATTATATTACTTCAAAAGACAATTTTGTTACGATAACCTCTTTAGTTAAAGTTAAAGAAGAAAATGCACAGGAATTAATAGATATTTTTAAAAATAACTCACAAACGTTAGTTATTGACAGACGACAAATGAATGAAACTTTTTTAGGGAATCTAAAAAATGACTTCAATAATTTAGTTCTTTATTCATTAGCTGTTGTATTACTACTTCTTTTACTGTTTTACAGAAGCCTTTCATTAACTTTAGTAACAAGTATCCCTATAGCATTAACTTGGTTGTTAACCATTGGGGTGATGGGGTTATTTCATATTGAATTCAATATTTTCAATATTATTATTTCCACGTTTATTTTTGGTTTAGGAATAGACTATAGCATTTTTATTACGAATGGTTTACTTCACGAATATAAAACCGGAGAGAAAGCTTTTAAGACACATAAAACGTCCATTATTTTATCTGTTATTACAACTATTTTAGGAGTTGGCGTTTTAATATTCGCTAAGCACCCTGCATTATATTCTATTTCTTTAGTTTCCATTATTGGGATTTTATCTGCAATAGTTATTTCATTCACAATTCAGCCGTCATTATTTAAACTTTTTATTGGAAGTAAAACAAAACGTCCCATATCATTAAGGCTATTAATACACTCTATTCTGTCGTTTGGATACTTTGGATTAGGAGGGATTTTTATCTCCTTGTTTAGTGCTACACTGCTGAAAATTATTCCTGTAAGCAAAAAAGTAAAGATGAAATGGTTCCATAAAGCTGTTTCAAAATTTATGAAATCGGTTTTATATACTAACCCTTTTCTAAAAAAGAATGTTATAAACCTTAGTAATGAAACGTTTGAAAAACCTGCAATAATTATTGCAAATCACACCTCTTTTTTAGACATTTTAGCTATTGGTATGCTCCATCCAAAAATGATATTTTTAGTAAACGATTGGGTTTACAATTCACCTGTTTTTGGTAAAGCTGTCCGAACTGCTGGGTTTTATCCAGTTTCCAGTGGTATCGAAAAAGGAGTCTCTCACCTTGAGGAAAAAGTAAAGCAAGGGTATTCCTTAATGGCCTTTCCAGAAGGGACTAGAGCTTCAACAAACAAAATGAAACGCTTTCATAAAGGGGCTTTTTATTTAGCAGAACAGTTACATTTAGACATCATCCCAGTACTTATTCATGGTAACTCGGAGGTTAATCCAAAAGGTAGTTTCCTTATTAGAAATGGAAGTCTTACTCTAAAAATATTAGAGCGGATTCCTATTGAAAATAAATCATATGGTGAGACCTATAAGCAGCGTACAAAAAGTATAAGCGCAGATTTTAAGCAGCAATTTAATGATTTAAGGCTAGAAATTGAACACGACGCTTACTTTCATGATATAGTACTAGACGATTATAGATATAAAGGTGATGCCTTATACAAAACGGTTAAAAAAGATCTTGAAACCTATAAAGAAGTTTATAGTACTATTTTAAATACTATTGATAAAAAAGATACGATCATCCATCTTTCACAAGATTATGGGCAGCTGGATTTTCTATTATCTTTAAATGCTGTCGACAGAAAAATATTTTCTTATATTGAAGACGCTACTGTTAACATGATTCTTCAAAATAGTTTTATTACAAATAAGCATAACCGTATTAGTTTTGAAAATACTATAGATGAAGCTTTAGAGCATCATGCAAATGTATTAATACTCAACATGAAAGACATCTCTCCAGAGCAAATAAACAGCATCCTGAACAACCCTATTAACCTTTTAGTTTTACTAAAAGAAAGTCGAAATTTATATTCTGAAACAATTAACGATTTAGGCTTTAAGTCGTATTATGAGAATGAGAACCTTATTATTTTTAAACGATAA